The Blautia hydrogenotrophica DSM 10507 genome window below encodes:
- the mtaB gene encoding tRNA (N(6)-L-threonylcarbamoyladenosine(37)-C(2))-methylthiotransferase MtaB — protein sequence MSKTVAFHNLGCKVNAYELEAMQQILEKAGYQVVPFAPGADVYIINTCTVTNIADRKSRQMLHRAKKMNPEAVVVAAGCYVQADLPRLEKDSAIDLIVGNNKKKDIVSLLEAYDKSRGKQECVININQTKEYEALEIETTAEHVRAYIKVQDGCNQFCTYCIIPYTRGRVRSRSKDEVQKEVVRLANRGYHEVVLTGIHLSSYGVDFKEQPDSLLDLIRAIHQVDGITRIRLSSLEPGVITEEFVKGLAELWKVCPHFHLSLQSGCQTTLERMNRRYTAQEYREKCELLRRYYENPALTTDVIVGFPQETEEEFEESYEFVRDIRFYETHIFKFSRRKGTKADKMDGQVPEQEKARRSGCMIALGERRAEEYEKSFLGKTLEVLLEEEISVDGQLYLIGHSREYIKAAVPSDGSWKVNDCVQMVPERFLSSHLLVGQAVKF from the coding sequence ATGAGCAAGACGGTAGCTTTTCATAATCTTGGATGCAAAGTAAATGCCTACGAACTGGAAGCCATGCAGCAAATTCTCGAAAAAGCGGGATATCAAGTTGTACCATTTGCGCCGGGGGCCGACGTCTATATTATTAATACTTGTACGGTCACAAACATTGCAGACCGCAAATCCAGACAGATGCTGCACCGGGCAAAGAAGATGAATCCGGAAGCTGTGGTGGTGGCAGCTGGGTGCTATGTGCAAGCAGATCTGCCGCGACTGGAAAAAGATTCTGCGATTGATCTGATTGTCGGGAACAACAAAAAGAAAGACATAGTGTCCTTGTTGGAGGCATATGATAAGAGCAGGGGAAAACAAGAATGCGTGATTAATATCAATCAGACGAAAGAATACGAGGCTTTGGAGATAGAGACGACAGCAGAACATGTCAGAGCGTATATCAAGGTCCAGGACGGTTGTAATCAGTTTTGCACTTACTGTATTATCCCTTACACCAGAGGAAGGGTCCGCAGCAGGAGCAAGGATGAGGTACAAAAAGAAGTTGTCCGCCTTGCGAACAGAGGATACCATGAGGTGGTGCTGACGGGGATTCATCTGAGCTCCTATGGGGTGGATTTCAAGGAACAGCCGGACAGTCTGCTGGACTTGATTCGTGCGATTCATCAGGTGGATGGGATTACCCGGATACGTCTGAGTTCTCTGGAGCCGGGGGTCATTACCGAGGAGTTTGTGAAAGGGTTGGCAGAGCTTTGGAAGGTTTGTCCTCATTTTCATCTGTCTTTGCAAAGTGGATGCCAGACGACTCTGGAGAGAATGAATCGGCGCTATACAGCGCAGGAGTATCGGGAGAAATGTGAGCTTTTGCGCAGATATTACGAAAACCCTGCGCTTACGACCGATGTAATTGTAGGATTTCCGCAGGAGACAGAAGAAGAATTTGAGGAGTCTTATGAGTTTGTGAGAGACATAAGATTTTATGAGACTCACATTTTTAAGTTTTCCCGACGCAAAGGGACGAAGGCAGATAAGATGGACGGACAGGTTCCGGAGCAGGAGAAAGCTCGCAGGAGCGGATGTATGATAGCTCTAGGAGAGAGACGGGCGGAAGAATATGAGAAAAGTTTTCTGGGGAAAACGCTGGAGGTACTTTTGGAGGAAGAAATATCTGTGGATGGGCAGCTGTATCTGATCGGGCATTCCAGGGAATATATCAAGGCGGCCGTGCCCAGCGATGGAAGCTGGAAAGTCAATGACTGTGTGCAGATGGTTCCAGAGCGTTTTTTGAGCAGTCACCTGCTAGTTGGACAGGCAGTAAAGTTTTGA
- the prmA gene encoding 50S ribosomal protein L11 methyltransferase translates to MRWNRFRIKTRTEAEDMVICALAELGIQGVEIEDKQPLTEEDKQQMFVDIMPEGPRDDGIAYLSFYLEEEEDKEEILAKVRDELKNLSQFMDIGDGSIEESQTEDKDWINNWKEYFHQFYVDDILITPSWEPVKEEDKDRMVLHIDPGTAFGTGMHETTQLCIRQLKKYVKASSRMLDVGTGSGILGIIGLKLGAKHVVGTDLDPCAVPAVEDNLRANGVSADKFDMMIGNIIDDVQVQDKVGYEKYDLVTANILADVLVPLTPVVVKHMKPGGIYITSGILDVKEEEVRQAVERAGLKVVEVTRQGEWVSVTARKD, encoded by the coding sequence ATGAGATGGAATCGATTTCGAATTAAAACGAGGACAGAGGCGGAAGATATGGTGATCTGCGCTCTGGCTGAACTGGGAATTCAGGGTGTGGAAATTGAGGACAAGCAGCCTTTGACAGAAGAAGATAAACAACAGATGTTTGTGGACATTATGCCAGAAGGACCCAGAGACGATGGAATTGCGTATTTGAGTTTTTATCTGGAAGAGGAAGAAGACAAAGAGGAGATACTGGCGAAAGTGAGAGATGAGCTGAAAAATTTGTCTCAGTTTATGGATATCGGAGACGGAAGTATTGAAGAGTCTCAGACGGAGGACAAAGACTGGATCAATAATTGGAAGGAATACTTCCATCAGTTTTATGTGGATGATATTCTGATTACACCGTCTTGGGAGCCTGTGAAGGAAGAGGACAAAGACAGAATGGTTCTTCATATTGATCCGGGTACAGCCTTTGGGACCGGGATGCATGAGACGACGCAGCTTTGTATTCGTCAGTTGAAAAAGTATGTGAAAGCGTCTTCGAGGATGCTGGATGTAGGAACCGGAAGTGGAATTTTAGGGATTATCGGACTGAAATTAGGAGCTAAGCATGTGGTGGGAACGGATTTGGACCCATGTGCAGTGCCGGCGGTGGAAGACAATCTGCGGGCGAACGGTGTCTCGGCGGATAAATTCGATATGATGATTGGAAACATTATTGATGATGTTCAGGTACAGGATAAGGTAGGGTATGAGAAATATGATCTGGTGACGGCCAATATTCTGGCAGACGTCCTGGTGCCTTTGACTCCCGTGGTTGTAAAACACATGAAGCCGGGCGGTATTTATATCACATCGGGAATTTTGGATGTGAAGGAAGAGGAAGTGCGCCAGGCTGTGGAAAGGGCTGGGCTGAAGGTTGTGGAAGTGACTCGCCAGGGTGAGTGGGTCAGTGTGACTGCGAGAAAGGACTGA
- a CDS encoding DUF1292 domain-containing protein, protein MEKIEFQTEDGIQEFYVEEQTRINGFNYLLVSDSVTEQEAEAYILKDVSEPESQEACYVMVEDEQELEAVMRIFEQSMEDVDIKM, encoded by the coding sequence ATGGAAAAGATTGAATTTCAGACAGAAGACGGAATACAGGAATTTTATGTGGAAGAACAGACCAGAATCAATGGATTTAACTATCTTTTGGTGTCAGATTCCGTGACAGAACAGGAGGCAGAGGCTTATATTCTGAAAGATGTATCAGAGCCTGAGAGTCAGGAAGCCTGTTATGTGATGGTCGAAGATGAACAAGAGCTGGAAGCTGTTATGAGAATTTTTGAGCAATCGATGGAAGATGTAGATATTAAAATGTAG
- a CDS encoding AEC family transporter translates to MSAGVIFQQMVVIFLLILVGYVLFKWKILAFSCSADLSALVVQLCSPALIIVSALEGCHNLKHDQVIWGFVLVGGLYLLLILLGLVIPGLLRSPGCQFQQYNMMTVFGNTGFIGIPVVMAVLGADAMVYVTIFNIYFNLLIYTYGIYLVNKDGGKEQQKLSPQIFLNVGNVSNVIAILIFLLKPEVPMIAQETVNYVGDATVFLSMVIVGGFLAKAPLREIFSEKRIYVFVLARQIIVPILLTVALKPWVTDPMMLGACMLMVAMPVGNMPLLMAEQAGVDGKILSKGIIVTTLGSMVTVPLVALFMS, encoded by the coding sequence ATGAGTGCGGGTGTAATATTTCAGCAGATGGTGGTTATTTTTTTATTGATTTTAGTAGGATATGTGTTGTTTAAATGGAAAATCCTCGCCTTTTCCTGTTCAGCAGACTTGTCGGCTTTGGTAGTTCAGCTTTGCAGCCCCGCCTTGATTATTGTCAGTGCTCTAGAGGGGTGCCATAACCTAAAACACGACCAGGTGATCTGGGGTTTTGTGCTGGTTGGTGGTTTGTATCTGCTGTTGATACTTTTAGGTCTAGTGATTCCAGGGCTTCTTCGCTCACCTGGCTGCCAGTTTCAGCAGTACAATATGATGACGGTTTTCGGGAACACAGGCTTTATCGGAATTCCGGTGGTCATGGCGGTTTTAGGCGCGGATGCAATGGTCTATGTGACGATTTTCAACATTTATTTTAACCTTCTGATCTACACGTACGGAATTTATCTGGTAAACAAAGATGGAGGAAAAGAACAGCAGAAGCTTTCTCCCCAAATTTTTTTGAATGTGGGCAATGTGTCCAATGTGATCGCCATCTTAATTTTTCTGTTAAAACCAGAGGTACCGATGATAGCACAAGAAACTGTGAATTATGTGGGAGACGCTACGGTATTTTTGAGTATGGTGATTGTGGGCGGTTTTCTTGCAAAAGCCCCACTCAGAGAAATATTTTCGGAGAAAAGGATCTATGTTTTTGTTTTGGCACGGCAGATTATCGTGCCAATATTATTGACGGTGGCACTGAAACCTTGGGTGACGGACCCGATGATGCTGGGAGCGTGTATGCTGATGGTGGCAATGCCTGTGGGGAATATGCCGCTTTTGATGGCAGAGCAGGCAGGAGTAGATGGGAAAATATTGTCTAAGGGAATTATTGTCACGACTTTAGGCTCTATGGTGACGGTACCGTTGGTGGCTCTATTTATGTCCTAG
- a CDS encoding ribonuclease J, translating into MRKGKKSASKLKIIPLGGLEQIGMNITAFEYEESIVVVDCGLSFPEDDMLGIDLVIPDITYLKDNISKVKGFVITHGHEDHIGALPYVLKEVNVPIYSTKLTLGLITNKLKEHNLVKSTKLKEVCHGQVINLGHFSIEFVKTNHSIQDASALAIYSPAGIVVHTGDFKVDYTPVFGDAIDLQRFAEIGKKGVLALMCDSTNAERRGFTMSERTVGHVFDNLFNEYKDTRIIIATFASNVDRVQQIINSAYKFGRKVAVEGRSMVNVITTATELGYLKIPDKTLVEIDQIKNYPDDQVVLITTGSQGESMAALSRMAASIHKKVTIKPNDTIIFSSNPIPGNEKAVSKVINELSQKGANVIFQDAHVSGHACQEEIKLIYSLVHPHYAIPVHGEYRHLKAQAQIAESLGISKDNIFILESGNVLELDMDSAKVTGKVQTGAILVDGLGVGDVGNIVLRDRQHLAEDGIMIVVMTLERHSNVVLAGPDIVSRGFVYVRESEDLMGDARKVVEEALDNCLEHRVSDWSKIKNEVKDALGDFLWKRTKRRPMILPIIMEA; encoded by the coding sequence GTGCGTAAAGGAAAAAAATCAGCGTCTAAACTGAAAATTATCCCCTTGGGCGGGTTAGAACAGATCGGGATGAACATCACTGCATTTGAGTACGAGGAGAGTATTGTAGTGGTAGACTGCGGATTGTCTTTTCCAGAAGATGATATGTTGGGAATTGACTTGGTTATTCCGGATATCACGTATCTAAAAGACAATATTTCGAAAGTCAAAGGTTTCGTGATTACCCATGGACATGAAGATCATATTGGAGCTCTACCCTATGTGCTCAAAGAAGTAAATGTGCCGATCTATTCTACGAAGCTGACGCTGGGATTGATTACAAATAAACTAAAAGAACACAATCTGGTCAAGTCTACAAAGCTAAAAGAAGTGTGCCATGGACAAGTGATAAATCTGGGACATTTTTCCATTGAGTTTGTGAAGACCAATCACAGTATCCAGGATGCATCAGCGTTAGCGATCTATTCACCGGCAGGAATTGTGGTTCACACTGGTGATTTTAAAGTGGACTATACACCGGTATTCGGGGACGCCATAGATCTACAGCGTTTTGCAGAGATCGGAAAGAAGGGTGTGCTGGCTTTGATGTGTGACAGCACCAATGCGGAGCGAAGGGGCTTCACGATGTCGGAGCGGACAGTGGGACATGTCTTTGACAATTTGTTTAATGAGTATAAAGATACCAGGATTATTATAGCTACATTTGCGTCCAATGTGGACCGTGTGCAGCAGATAATAAACTCAGCTTATAAATTTGGCCGTAAGGTAGCGGTGGAAGGCCGCAGTATGGTGAACGTGATCACTACGGCGACAGAGCTGGGATACTTGAAAATTCCGGATAAGACACTGGTAGAGATTGACCAGATTAAGAATTATCCGGATGATCAGGTTGTACTGATTACAACGGGCAGCCAGGGAGAATCTATGGCAGCTTTGTCCAGGATGGCGGCTAGTATTCATAAAAAAGTGACGATTAAACCAAACGATACGATTATTTTTAGTTCCAATCCGATTCCAGGAAACGAAAAAGCGGTGTCTAAGGTGATTAATGAGCTCTCTCAAAAGGGGGCCAATGTGATTTTTCAGGATGCGCATGTGTCAGGACATGCATGTCAGGAAGAGATCAAACTGATCTATTCTCTCGTGCATCCTCACTATGCGATTCCTGTACACGGCGAGTACCGTCACTTGAAAGCGCAGGCGCAGATTGCGGAAAGCCTGGGAATTTCTAAAGACAATATATTTATCTTGGAGTCCGGGAATGTGCTGGAATTAGATATGGATAGCGCGAAAGTCACCGGAAAAGTTCAGACAGGGGCAATTTTGGTGGACGGTTTGGGCGTCGGAGACGTGGGCAATATTGTTTTGAGAGACCGTCAGCATTTGGCAGAAGACGGCATTATGATTGTGGTGATGACGCTAGAGAGACACAGCAATGTGGTTCTGGCCGGGCCGGATATTGTCTCGAGAGGCTTTGTATATGTGAGAGAATCCGAGGATCTAATGGGAGATGCCAGAAAGGTCGTGGAGGAAGCTTTGGATAATTGTCTGGAGCACCGTGTGTCTGACTGGAGCAAAATTAAAAATGAGGTCAAGGATGCTCTCGGGGATTTCCTGTGGAAACGCACAAAGAGAAGACCGATGATTTTACCGATTATTATGGAGGCGTAA
- a CDS encoding HPr family phosphocarrier protein produces MKTVQISLNSIDKVKAFVNEISKFDCDFDLVSGRYVIDAKSIMGIFSLDLSKPIDLNIHTDGSSLDTVMEVVKSYIV; encoded by the coding sequence ATGAAAACAGTACAGATTTCACTGAACTCTATCGATAAAGTGAAAGCATTTGTAAATGAAATCAGCAAATTTGACTGCGACTTTGATCTGGTATCCGGAAGATATGTCATTGACGCAAAATCTATCATGGGTATCTTCAGTCTGGATCTTTCCAAACCGATCGATCTCAACATTCACACTGATGGAAGCAGCCTGGACACTGTAATGGAGGTTGTAAAATCCTATATCGTTTAA
- a CDS encoding cysteine desulfurase family protein translates to MEAYLDNSATTRCYESVRDIVVKTMMEDYGNPSAMHRKGMEAERYLKEAQETIARILKVQPREILFTSGGTESNNLALVGTAMANQRNGRHLITTSVEHAAVREPVRHLEELGFEVTVLPVDETGVVRMEALEKALREDTILVSTMYVNNEIGSVQPVEEIAAMIHEKNPRALYHVDAIQAFGKFQIYPKRQGIDLMSVSAHKFHGPKGVGFLYISGKAKVQPQILGGGQQGGMRSGTDNVPGIAGMEVAAREVYSRLEENRQYMYSLKEHMTEELLNMEQVVVNGMPCKKGAPHIISASFLGVRSEVLLHALEERGIYVSAGSACSTHKKTSSSTLTAVGMKKSQLETTLRFSFCETTTAEEIDYCIQTLKELLPVLRRYSRR, encoded by the coding sequence ATGGAAGCCTATTTGGATAATTCAGCTACGACACGGTGTTACGAGAGTGTTCGGGACATCGTGGTCAAGACAATGATGGAAGACTATGGAAACCCTTCTGCGATGCACCGAAAGGGTATGGAGGCCGAGCGGTACCTGAAAGAAGCGCAGGAGACGATTGCCAGGATTTTAAAGGTACAGCCAAGGGAGATCCTGTTTACTTCTGGAGGAACAGAGTCCAACAATCTGGCATTGGTGGGCACAGCTATGGCAAATCAAAGAAATGGAAGGCATCTGATTACTACGTCCGTGGAGCATGCAGCGGTGAGAGAGCCTGTGCGGCATCTGGAGGAACTGGGCTTTGAGGTGACTGTCCTGCCAGTGGACGAGACAGGAGTGGTGCGGATGGAAGCATTGGAAAAAGCCCTGAGAGAAGATACGATTTTGGTGTCCACCATGTATGTAAACAATGAGATTGGCTCTGTTCAGCCTGTGGAAGAAATCGCGGCCATGATCCATGAGAAAAATCCGAGAGCGCTCTATCATGTGGATGCGATTCAGGCATTTGGAAAATTCCAAATTTATCCCAAGAGACAGGGGATTGATCTGATGTCTGTCAGCGCCCATAAGTTCCATGGCCCCAAGGGAGTCGGCTTTTTGTATATTTCTGGTAAGGCGAAGGTACAGCCGCAGATTTTGGGCGGAGGTCAGCAGGGCGGAATGCGCTCAGGAACGGATAATGTGCCGGGAATTGCCGGTATGGAAGTGGCGGCCAGGGAGGTTTATAGCCGTCTGGAAGAGAACAGACAGTATATGTATAGCCTGAAAGAACATATGACAGAGGAGCTTTTGAACATGGAGCAGGTGGTTGTCAACGGAATGCCCTGCAAAAAGGGAGCTCCCCATATTATCAGCGCTAGTTTCTTGGGAGTCAGAAGCGAGGTATTGCTGCATGCGCTGGAAGAAAGGGGAATCTATGTGTCAGCAGGTTCTGCCTGTTCGACTCACAAGAAGACAAGCAGCTCTACGCTTACGGCTGTCGGAATGAAAAAAAGTCAGTTGGAGACAACGCTTCGGTTTAGTTTTTGTGAGACGACCACGGCAGAGGAAATCGACTACTGTATTCAAACTTTAAAGGAGCTATTGCCTGTGCTGAGGCGTTATTCCCGCCGTTAG
- a CDS encoding IreB family regulatory phosphoprotein, translating to MAENLGNTQYFKTKPDVELHVKEVLDLVYNAMAEKGYNPVNQIVGYIMSGDPTYITSYKGARSMIMKVERDELVEELLTEYIRNRSWEK from the coding sequence ATGGCTGAGAATCTTGGAAATACACAATATTTTAAAACAAAACCAGATGTGGAGCTTCATGTAAAAGAAGTTTTAGATTTGGTATATAACGCAATGGCTGAAAAAGGTTATAATCCTGTCAACCAGATTGTCGGGTATATTATGTCAGGAGATCCTACTTATATCACAAGTTATAAAGGAGCTCGCAGTATGATTATGAAAGTGGAGCGGGATGAGCTTGTGGAGGAACTGCTCACAGAATATATCAGAAATAGATCCTGGGAAAAGTGA
- the thiI gene encoding tRNA uracil 4-sulfurtransferase ThiI — translation MINAFLIKYAEIALKGKNRHLFEDALIRQMRLALEKIEGEFQVTKEQGRVYVHCHSAYDFEEAVETLQKVFGIVGICPVAIYEEKGFEQLSQDVLTYMKEHHPGYCGTFKVHTRRAKKSFPMESMEVNAELGGCILDAFPGASVDVHEPQLNLSVEIRERIYVYSQTIPGPGGMPVGTNGKGMLLLSGGIDSPVAGYMIAKRGVQIDAVYFHAPPYTSERAKQKVVDLARLVARYSGPINLHVVNFTDIQLYIYDQCPHEELTIIMRRYMMRIAEHFARERKCMGLITGESIGQVASQTMQSLMATNEVCTLPVYRPVIGFDKQEIVEIAHKIDTFETSIQPFEDCCTIFVAKHPVTKPNLKIIHRSETKLEEKIDSLMEEAIRTTEVITVE, via the coding sequence ATGATAAATGCATTTTTGATAAAATACGCGGAGATTGCTCTGAAGGGGAAAAACCGGCATCTGTTTGAGGATGCCTTGATACGTCAGATGAGGCTAGCCTTGGAAAAGATCGAAGGGGAGTTCCAGGTGACAAAGGAGCAAGGGAGAGTGTATGTGCACTGTCATAGTGCTTATGATTTTGAGGAGGCTGTGGAAACGCTTCAGAAGGTTTTTGGGATTGTGGGAATCTGCCCTGTGGCTATCTATGAGGAGAAAGGCTTTGAACAGTTGTCACAGGATGTTCTGACTTACATGAAGGAACACCATCCAGGCTACTGTGGGACATTTAAGGTTCACACCCGCAGAGCGAAGAAGTCTTTCCCGATGGAATCCATGGAGGTGAATGCGGAACTGGGAGGCTGCATTCTGGATGCTTTTCCGGGTGCGTCGGTGGATGTCCATGAGCCGCAGCTGAATCTTTCGGTGGAAATCAGGGAAAGAATCTATGTCTATTCCCAGACCATTCCAGGACCAGGAGGAATGCCGGTGGGCACGAATGGGAAAGGGATGCTTCTGCTGTCAGGTGGAATCGACAGTCCTGTGGCTGGTTATATGATTGCTAAGAGGGGCGTGCAGATTGACGCAGTGTATTTTCATGCTCCGCCATATACCAGTGAGCGGGCAAAACAGAAGGTTGTGGATCTGGCGAGGCTGGTTGCGCGCTACAGCGGACCGATTAACCTTCATGTGGTAAACTTTACGGATATTCAGCTTTACATTTATGATCAGTGTCCCCATGAAGAACTGACGATTATCATGCGCCGTTATATGATGAGGATTGCGGAGCACTTTGCGCGTGAGAGAAAGTGTATGGGATTGATTACCGGGGAGAGTATCGGACAGGTAGCAAGTCAGACGATGCAGAGTCTGATGGCGACTAACGAAGTGTGTACGCTGCCGGTCTATCGTCCGGTGATTGGTTTTGACAAGCAGGAGATTGTGGAGATCGCACATAAGATTGATACCTTTGAGACATCCATCCAGCCGTTTGAGGACTGCTGTACAATTTTTGTGGCAAAGCACCCGGTGACAAAACCGAATCTGAAAATTATTCACAGATCGGAGACGAAATTGGAGGAAAAGATAGATTCTCTGATGGAAGAGGCGATTCGGACGACAGAAGTAATCACAGTGGAATAA
- a CDS encoding 16S rRNA (uracil(1498)-N(3))-methyltransferase: protein MKRFFAKPEQIDEREIHITGEDVNHIRQVLRMREGEELWVSDGEKKEYHCRIKDFQQDEILLEILYAQESDYELPSRIYLFQGLPKGDKMELIIQKAVELGAFEVIPVATSRCVVKLDKKKAAKKQERWQEIARNAAKQSRRLLVPQIHPVCSLREALDYSGSLDVKLLPYELAKGMRQTKETLAGIKRGQSIGIFIGPEGGFAPEEVEQAMAVGVEPITLGKRILRTETAGMTVLSILMFQLEDE, encoded by the coding sequence ATGAAACGTTTTTTCGCGAAGCCGGAACAGATTGACGAGAGGGAGATTCACATTACCGGGGAGGACGTGAATCACATCCGCCAGGTACTCAGAATGAGAGAGGGCGAGGAACTCTGGGTCAGTGACGGGGAGAAAAAGGAGTATCACTGCCGAATCAAAGATTTTCAGCAGGATGAAATCTTGCTGGAAATCTTGTATGCGCAGGAGTCGGATTATGAGCTGCCCAGCCGAATTTACTTGTTTCAGGGACTGCCAAAGGGAGATAAGATGGAACTGATTATCCAAAAGGCTGTGGAACTGGGGGCTTTTGAGGTTATTCCCGTGGCGACTTCCAGATGTGTAGTGAAGCTGGACAAAAAGAAAGCGGCCAAAAAACAGGAGAGATGGCAGGAGATCGCCAGAAACGCTGCGAAGCAGTCTAGAAGACTGCTAGTACCCCAAATTCATCCGGTATGCAGTCTACGGGAAGCTTTGGACTACAGCGGAAGTTTGGATGTGAAGCTGCTTCCCTATGAGCTGGCAAAAGGGATGAGACAGACAAAAGAAACATTGGCCGGTATCAAAAGAGGACAGAGCATCGGTATTTTCATTGGACCGGAGGGCGGATTCGCCCCGGAAGAAGTCGAACAGGCCATGGCTGTGGGAGTAGAGCCGATTACCTTGGGAAAGAGGATTCTTCGCACGGAGACTGCGGGGATGACGGTTCTGTCTATTTTAATGTTTCAGTTGGAGGACGAATAA
- a CDS encoding YlbF family regulator, whose amino-acid sequence MDIVERNVQILVSVIRQSSVYKEYKKQEEILSKQPELKDRVNRFRAGNYLAQREMEREHLFEKMDELVKESEELRKIPEVNAYLDAELALCRLIQKITRELTWGIGLDIPAL is encoded by the coding sequence ATGGATATTGTGGAGAGAAATGTACAGATACTGGTGTCAGTGATTAGACAGAGCTCTGTGTACAAAGAATACAAAAAACAAGAGGAAATATTGAGCAAGCAGCCGGAATTGAAAGACAGGGTGAATCGTTTCCGAGCAGGAAACTACCTGGCTCAGAGAGAGATGGAGAGGGAGCACCTGTTTGAAAAAATGGATGAGCTTGTCAAAGAGTCGGAGGAACTTCGAAAAATTCCAGAGGTAAACGCTTATCTGGATGCTGAGCTGGCCTTGTGTCGGCTGATACAGAAAATTACCAGGGAGTTGACCTGGGGGATTGGATTGGATATTCCAGCGTTATAA
- the ruvX gene encoding Holliday junction resolvase RuvX: MRILGLDFGSKTVGVAVSDPLGLTAQGVEIIRRKSENKLRQTLARIEALIQEYEVETLVLGLPKNMNNTMGDRAQKSLEFRDMLVRRTGLPVVMWDERLTTVEANRTLMESGVRRENRKDYVDELAAIFILQGYLDAQRIRKEMEDAGEEKV, from the coding sequence ATGAGGATATTGGGATTGGATTTTGGTTCGAAGACGGTAGGAGTGGCCGTAAGTGATCCGCTTGGCTTGACTGCTCAGGGGGTAGAGATTATTCGGCGCAAGTCTGAGAACAAATTGAGACAGACTTTAGCTAGAATTGAAGCTTTGATTCAGGAGTATGAGGTAGAGACCCTGGTTTTGGGGTTGCCGAAAAATATGAACAACACAATGGGAGACAGAGCCCAAAAGTCTTTGGAATTTAGGGACATGCTGGTGAGAAGGACAGGGTTACCTGTTGTGATGTGGGATGAGCGTCTTACGACCGTGGAGGCGAACCGTACACTTATGGAGAGCGGAGTTCGAAGAGAAAACCGCAAAGATTATGTGGACGAGTTGGCTGCTATTTTTATTTTGCAGGGGTATCTGGATGCACAGAGAATCCGCAAAGAAATGGAAGATGCCGGCGAGGAGAAAGTCTGA